A single window of Jiangella alkaliphila DNA harbors:
- a CDS encoding tripartite tricarboxylate transporter permease, with translation MADATAVLDGFSNALQPMYLLYALLGVFVGTAVGVLPGIGPAMAVALLLPLTYELDVTAAMIVFAGIYYGGMYGGSTTSILLNTPGESASIVTAVEGNKMARAGRGAAALATAALGSFVAGTIGTLALTLLAPVIADWAVQLGPADYVALMVVAFVTVGALLGSSVARGLASLSLGLFVGLIGTDTLTGQQRFTFGVPLLADGVDVVVVAVGVFAVGEALYVASRLRHGPVEVIPVPRGWRTWMSRSDWSRSWRPWLRGTAIGFPVGTIPAGGADVSTFLSYATEKKLAKGRHRDEFGHGAIEGVAGPEAANNAAAAGVLVPLLTLGLPTTATAAVMIAAFQTYGIQPGPLLFENQSALVWTLVASLYIGNLMLLVFNLPLVGLWVKVLQIPRHYLYAGILTFAALGSYALNFSPVDLLLLLGIGVAGFFMRRHGYPAAPLVVGMILGPMAEEQVRRTLAISQGDLSALVTSPFAAAAYALLLVLLGLALWAKQRERRLNEKEPAALS, from the coding sequence ATGGCTGACGCGACCGCCGTGCTGGACGGCTTCTCCAACGCCCTCCAGCCCATGTACCTCCTGTATGCGCTGCTCGGCGTGTTCGTCGGGACGGCCGTCGGCGTACTGCCCGGCATCGGCCCGGCGATGGCCGTCGCGCTGCTGCTGCCGCTGACCTACGAGCTGGACGTCACCGCCGCGATGATCGTGTTCGCCGGCATCTACTACGGCGGCATGTACGGCGGCTCGACGACGTCGATCCTGCTCAACACGCCCGGCGAGTCCGCGTCGATCGTCACCGCCGTCGAGGGCAACAAGATGGCCCGCGCCGGGCGCGGGGCCGCCGCGCTGGCGACGGCCGCGCTGGGCTCGTTCGTCGCCGGGACGATCGGGACGCTCGCGTTGACGCTGCTGGCGCCGGTGATCGCCGACTGGGCCGTGCAGCTGGGCCCGGCCGACTACGTCGCGCTGATGGTCGTCGCGTTCGTGACGGTGGGCGCGCTGCTCGGGTCGTCGGTCGCGCGCGGGCTGGCGTCGCTGTCGCTCGGCCTGTTCGTCGGGCTGATCGGCACCGACACGCTCACCGGCCAGCAACGCTTCACCTTCGGCGTCCCGCTGCTCGCCGACGGCGTCGACGTCGTGGTCGTCGCGGTGGGCGTGTTCGCGGTCGGCGAGGCGCTGTACGTCGCGTCGCGGCTGCGGCACGGGCCGGTCGAGGTGATCCCGGTGCCACGCGGCTGGCGGACGTGGATGTCGCGGTCGGACTGGTCGCGGTCGTGGCGGCCGTGGCTGCGCGGGACCGCGATCGGCTTCCCCGTCGGCACCATCCCGGCCGGCGGCGCCGACGTCTCCACCTTCCTGTCCTACGCGACGGAGAAGAAGCTGGCCAAGGGCCGCCACCGCGACGAGTTCGGCCACGGCGCCATCGAGGGCGTCGCCGGGCCGGAGGCGGCCAACAACGCCGCGGCCGCCGGCGTGCTGGTGCCGCTGCTGACCCTCGGCCTGCCGACGACCGCGACCGCCGCGGTGATGATCGCGGCGTTCCAGACGTACGGCATCCAGCCCGGCCCGCTGCTGTTCGAGAACCAGTCCGCGCTGGTGTGGACGCTGGTCGCGAGCCTGTACATCGGCAACCTCATGCTGCTGGTGTTCAACCTGCCGCTGGTCGGGCTGTGGGTGAAGGTGCTGCAGATCCCCCGTCACTACCTCTATGCGGGCATCCTCACCTTCGCCGCGCTGGGCAGCTACGCCCTCAACTTCTCCCCCGTGGACCTGCTGTTGCTGCTGGGCATCGGCGTCGCCGGCTTCTTCATGCGCCGGCACGGCTACCCCGCCGCCCCGCTCGTCGTCGGCATGATCCTCGGCCCGATGGCGGAGGAGCAGGTCCGCCGGACGCTGGCGATCAGCCAAGGCGACCTCTCCGCCCTGGTCACCAGCCCGTTCGCGGCGGCGGCGTACGCGCTGCTGCTGGTGCTGCTCGGGCTGGCGCTGTGGGCCAAGCAGCGCGAGCGGCGGCTGAACGAGAAGGAACCCGCCGCGCTGTCGTGA
- a CDS encoding Bug family tripartite tricarboxylate transporter substrate binding protein: MRGPMRIAIGALALATVLAACGGSDDGGSSSDSGSGVDDLSIMVPADPGGGWDQTGRAFQKALDESGLAGGVEVTNVGGAGGTVGLAQLANQRGGGTTLMVTGLVMVGAVETNQSQARLEDTTPVARLTSEDLIVVVPADSPYETVTDLVDDIVATGKDVAVTGGSAGGADHILAGLLLKDAGVAADELIDTLNYIAYSGGGESLAALLGGQVDAGISGIGEYAEQVEAGELRALAVSGPARVEGIDAPTLTEAGYDVELTNWRGLVAAGDISDEDRAALVDLVTQVSESDEWQAELDRAGWGDTFLPGEEFDAFLGEEITSVQNVLRDIGLVQ; encoded by the coding sequence ATGCGAGGTCCCATGCGGATCGCGATCGGCGCGCTGGCGCTGGCGACGGTGCTGGCCGCGTGCGGCGGCAGCGACGACGGCGGTTCGTCGTCCGACTCCGGTTCCGGCGTCGACGACCTGTCCATCATGGTCCCGGCCGACCCCGGCGGCGGCTGGGACCAGACCGGCCGCGCGTTCCAGAAGGCGCTCGACGAGAGCGGCCTGGCCGGCGGCGTCGAGGTGACGAACGTCGGCGGCGCCGGCGGCACCGTCGGGCTGGCGCAGCTGGCCAACCAGCGCGGCGGCGGCACGACGCTGATGGTGACCGGCCTGGTCATGGTCGGCGCCGTCGAGACGAACCAGTCGCAGGCCCGGCTCGAGGACACCACGCCGGTGGCCCGGCTGACGTCGGAGGACCTCATCGTGGTCGTCCCGGCCGACTCGCCGTACGAGACCGTCACCGACCTCGTCGACGACATCGTCGCCACCGGCAAGGACGTCGCCGTCACCGGCGGGTCGGCCGGCGGCGCCGACCACATCCTGGCCGGGCTGCTGCTCAAGGACGCCGGCGTGGCGGCCGACGAGCTGATCGACACGCTCAACTACATCGCCTACTCCGGCGGCGGCGAGTCGCTGGCGGCGCTGCTCGGCGGGCAGGTCGACGCCGGCATCTCCGGCATCGGCGAGTACGCGGAGCAGGTCGAGGCCGGCGAGCTGCGGGCGCTCGCTGTGTCCGGGCCGGCGCGCGTCGAGGGGATCGACGCGCCGACGCTGACCGAGGCCGGCTACGACGTCGAGCTGACGAACTGGCGCGGGCTGGTCGCGGCCGGGGACATCTCCGACGAGGACCGCGCGGCGCTGGTCGACCTCGTCACCCAGGTGAGCGAGTCCGACGAGTGGCAGGCGGAGCTGGACCGCGCCGGCTGGGGCGACACCTTCCTCCCCGGCGAGGAGTTCGACGCGTTCCTCGGCGAGGAGATCACGTCCGTGCAGAACGTGCTCCGCGACATCGGGCTGGTGCAGTGA
- a CDS encoding alpha/beta fold hydrolase — MPHVNSADGTAIGYDRLGDDGPALVLVGGGLDDGSENVPLGEHLAAAGFAVVNYRRRGRGDSGDTEPYAVEREVEDLAAVIEAAGGQAHLFGASSGGALALEAAAAGLPVDRIAVHEVPYLVGEPMVAAWRQYVTDLGAALDAGDRAEALRLFMRLAGSPDEAIAGAEAAPVWPALLELAPTLRYDAACLGDGAPPAELLAKVTQPVLLSTGAMVDPHSAGLPVDFFGAAADVAAALLPDAQRLTVEIAGHVADPALLAPRLADFYA, encoded by the coding sequence ATGCCGCACGTGAACTCGGCCGACGGTACCGCCATCGGCTACGACCGCCTCGGCGATGACGGGCCGGCGCTGGTGCTCGTCGGCGGCGGGCTCGACGACGGCAGTGAGAACGTGCCGCTCGGCGAGCACCTGGCTGCCGCCGGGTTCGCCGTCGTCAACTATCGCCGCCGCGGCCGGGGCGACAGCGGCGACACCGAGCCGTACGCCGTGGAGCGCGAGGTCGAGGACCTCGCCGCGGTCATCGAGGCGGCCGGCGGGCAGGCGCACCTGTTCGGCGCGTCGTCGGGTGGGGCGCTGGCGCTCGAGGCGGCGGCCGCCGGGCTGCCGGTGGACCGGATCGCCGTACACGAGGTCCCGTACCTGGTCGGCGAGCCGATGGTCGCGGCCTGGCGTCAGTACGTCACCGACCTCGGGGCGGCCCTGGACGCCGGCGATCGGGCCGAGGCGCTGCGGCTGTTCATGCGACTGGCCGGGTCTCCGGACGAGGCGATCGCCGGGGCGGAGGCGGCGCCGGTCTGGCCGGCGCTGCTCGAGCTGGCGCCGACGCTGCGCTACGACGCCGCCTGCCTCGGCGACGGTGCTCCGCCGGCGGAACTACTGGCGAAGGTCACGCAACCGGTCCTGCTCTCGACCGGCGCGATGGTCGATCCGCACTCCGCCGGGCTGCCGGTCGACTTCTTCGGCGCCGCCGCCGATGTTGCCGCGGCCCTCCTGCCCGACGCCCAGCGGCTGACCGTCGAGATCGCCGGCCACGTCGCCGACCCGGCGCTGCTCGCGCCCCGGCTGGCGGACTTCTACGCCTGA
- a CDS encoding winged helix-turn-helix transcriptional regulator: MRSYQDMCGIARALDVVGERWSLLVVRELLYGPKRFADLHRGLPGLSQNVLTQRLRDLEESGVLAHRSALPPIAGQVYELTERGRALESVLLALGQWGSPLPPKPGSATELSADALVVALRTTFLPEAMEGVRASVQLRLPGDAFHLTIGSEGLVAARGDMPADAVLTCAVRIVQDLVFAGRPLDAVVEAGLATADGDTVLLRRLLTAFDDGRTG; encoded by the coding sequence ATGCGGAGCTATCAGGACATGTGTGGCATCGCCCGCGCGCTCGACGTCGTGGGTGAGCGGTGGTCGCTGCTGGTGGTGCGCGAGCTGCTGTACGGGCCGAAGCGCTTCGCCGACCTGCACCGCGGCCTGCCGGGCCTGAGCCAGAACGTGCTGACCCAGCGGCTGCGCGACCTCGAGGAGTCCGGCGTGCTGGCGCACCGAAGCGCGCTGCCGCCGATCGCCGGCCAGGTCTACGAGCTGACCGAACGGGGCCGCGCGCTCGAATCCGTCCTGCTCGCACTGGGCCAGTGGGGCAGCCCCCTGCCGCCGAAACCCGGGTCGGCGACCGAGCTCAGCGCCGACGCGCTGGTGGTCGCGTTGCGCACGACGTTCCTGCCCGAGGCGATGGAGGGCGTCCGCGCCAGCGTCCAGCTGCGGCTGCCCGGCGACGCGTTCCACCTGACCATCGGCAGCGAGGGCCTCGTCGCCGCGCGCGGCGACATGCCCGCCGACGCCGTCCTGACCTGCGCCGTCCGCATCGTCCAGGATCTGGTCTTCGCCGGGCGGCCGCTCGACGCCGTGGTCGAGGCCGGACTCGCGACGGCCGACGGCGACACCGTCCTGCTCCGCCGCCTCCTCACCGCGTTCGACGACGGACGGACCGGCTAG
- a CDS encoding response regulator, whose product MSDVRTLVVDDDFAVAAIHRGFVEAVPGFSVVGEVHLGADALRAVEELAPELILLDIYLPDISGIEFLNRLRARSAPEVDVIAITAARELATVRAAMAGGVVDYLVKPFTLDVFADRMNAYLARREQLRRTAARADGGRLDQNQVDALLRSPGGGAAVRLPKGLSERTLELVSSELAGAGGDLSASELAERVGLSRISARRYLEHLAASGRATVAPRYGSAGRPEHGYRWVPY is encoded by the coding sequence TTGAGCGACGTGCGCACGCTGGTCGTCGACGACGACTTCGCCGTGGCCGCGATCCACCGCGGGTTCGTCGAGGCGGTGCCGGGGTTCAGCGTCGTCGGCGAGGTGCACCTGGGCGCCGACGCGCTGCGCGCCGTGGAGGAGCTGGCGCCGGAGCTGATCCTGCTCGACATCTACCTGCCGGACATCTCCGGCATCGAGTTCCTCAACCGGCTGCGGGCCCGGTCCGCGCCCGAGGTCGACGTCATCGCGATCACCGCGGCGCGCGAGCTGGCCACCGTCCGTGCGGCGATGGCCGGCGGCGTCGTCGACTACCTGGTCAAGCCGTTCACGCTGGACGTGTTCGCCGACCGGATGAACGCCTACCTGGCCCGACGCGAGCAGCTGCGCCGCACCGCGGCCCGGGCCGACGGCGGGCGGCTGGACCAGAACCAGGTCGACGCGCTGCTGCGCAGCCCCGGCGGCGGTGCCGCCGTGCGGCTGCCGAAGGGGCTGTCCGAGCGGACGCTGGAGCTGGTGTCGTCCGAGCTGGCCGGCGCCGGCGGCGACCTGTCCGCGTCGGAGCTGGCCGAACGGGTGGGGCTGTCGCGGATCAGCGCGCGGCGCTACCTGGAGCACCTGGCCGCCTCCGGCCGGGCGACGGTGGCGCCGCGGTACGGCTCGGCGGGCCGGCCGGA
- a CDS encoding ATP-binding protein, translating into MLRSVSLRVQLLALQLAIVLVTVVSAGGLAAWLQSEQIRDSYQDRMIAVADSVAGLPSVLDAFDDPDPSATIQPLAELIREASNVTYVVVTDEAGIRYSHPDPERIGEPVSTDPSVPLSGEVYVGTQTGTLGRSWRVKVPVFDAGGTVIGTVSVGTLESELQDDLLEDIPALLAWLAGAAVLGTLGATWVTHVVRRRIFKLEPDEIATLLETRDAMLHGIREGVVALDDAGRIALVNDEARRLLDLGGDVTGRPAADVLEPTLAAVATDDADVTDRLVLAGVRILVVNRRSATSDGRPVGVVLTLRDRTELHDALRELEGARSLTEALRAQAHEFSNHLHVVSGLLELGRTDDAVSFIDRVGRGGTVTRTVAAGVTAPAVSALLLAKAATCRERGLTLRVDPESRLDDDGDELVTILGNLVDNAADATGHGGTVDVRIDQSADGGVRIVVADDGPGVPVERRTLIFAAGFTSKAASPGGGGRGIGLALVHRIVRRRGGSVTVRDAAAGGAEFEVVLPARVPAPMVVGP; encoded by the coding sequence ATGCTCCGGTCGGTCTCGCTGCGGGTGCAGCTGCTCGCGCTGCAGCTGGCGATCGTGCTCGTCACGGTCGTCTCCGCGGGCGGGCTGGCCGCGTGGCTGCAGTCCGAGCAGATCCGCGACAGCTACCAGGACCGCATGATCGCGGTCGCCGACAGCGTCGCCGGGCTGCCGTCGGTGCTCGACGCGTTCGACGACCCCGACCCGTCGGCCACCATCCAGCCGCTGGCCGAGCTGATCCGCGAGGCCTCGAACGTCACGTACGTCGTAGTCACCGACGAGGCCGGCATCCGCTACTCGCATCCGGATCCGGAGCGCATCGGCGAGCCGGTCTCGACCGACCCGAGCGTCCCGCTGTCCGGCGAGGTCTACGTCGGGACGCAGACGGGGACGCTGGGCCGGTCGTGGCGGGTGAAGGTGCCGGTGTTCGACGCCGGCGGGACGGTCATCGGCACGGTGTCGGTGGGCACGCTGGAGTCGGAGCTGCAGGACGACCTGCTCGAGGACATCCCGGCGCTGCTGGCCTGGCTGGCCGGCGCCGCCGTGCTGGGGACGCTCGGCGCCACGTGGGTGACGCACGTCGTCAGGCGGCGCATCTTCAAGCTGGAGCCGGACGAGATCGCGACGCTGCTGGAGACCCGCGACGCCATGCTGCACGGCATCCGCGAGGGGGTGGTCGCGCTGGACGACGCGGGGCGGATCGCGCTGGTCAACGACGAGGCGCGGCGGCTGCTCGACCTCGGCGGCGACGTCACCGGCCGGCCCGCCGCCGACGTGCTGGAGCCGACGCTGGCCGCGGTGGCGACCGACGACGCCGACGTCACCGACCGGCTGGTGCTGGCCGGCGTGCGGATCCTGGTCGTCAACCGGCGCTCCGCGACGTCCGACGGCCGGCCGGTGGGCGTCGTGCTGACGCTGCGCGACCGCACCGAGCTGCACGACGCGCTGCGCGAGCTGGAGGGCGCGCGGTCGCTGACCGAGGCGCTGCGGGCGCAGGCGCACGAGTTCTCCAACCACCTGCATGTGGTGTCCGGGCTGCTGGAGCTGGGCCGCACCGACGACGCGGTGTCGTTCATCGACCGGGTCGGGCGGGGCGGGACGGTCACGCGCACCGTCGCCGCCGGGGTGACGGCGCCCGCGGTGTCGGCGCTGCTGCTGGCGAAGGCCGCGACCTGCCGCGAGCGCGGCCTCACGCTGCGGGTCGACCCGGAGTCGCGGCTGGACGACGACGGCGACGAGCTGGTGACGATCCTCGGCAACCTGGTCGACAACGCCGCCGACGCGACCGGCCACGGCGGCACCGTCGACGTCCGCATCGACCAGTCCGCCGACGGCGGCGTGCGCATCGTCGTCGCCGACGACGGACCGGGCGTGCCGGTGGAGCGGCGGACGCTGATCTTCGCTGCCGGATTCACGTCGAAGGCCGCGTCGCCCGGCGGCGGCGGGCGCGGCATCGGGCTGGCGCTGGTACACCGCATCGTGCGGCGCCGCGGCGGCAGCGTGACGGTGCGCGACGCGGCCGCCGGGGGAGCGGAGTTCGAGGTCGTGCTGCCCGCGCGGGTGCCGGCGCCGATGGTGGTGGGCCCTTGA
- a CDS encoding tripartite tricarboxylate transporter TctB family protein, whose amino-acid sequence MSTSATGGPVPSASGTGETGRPAPDDQGAGRLNSDGPDSAGSALGAGRSLLSRAEEYVIGALVAGLGVFVLVDTATIAVPGSANAMGPRTFPYVVGALLVGAGVAVLVATARGRVGAAEDGEDVDPNAGTDWRTVVLLVAVFLAHAWLIERAGWPLAVAVLFAGAAWTLGARPWWRPVVVGVLLGLLLQVVFGTGLGLSLPAGWLEGVPVIDG is encoded by the coding sequence GTGAGCACGTCCGCCACGGGCGGGCCGGTGCCGTCCGCGAGCGGCACCGGCGAGACCGGCCGGCCGGCCCCTGACGACCAAGGGGCCGGCCGGTTGAACTCCGACGGGCCGGACTCCGCTGGTTCCGCCCTCGGGGCCGGCCGGTCACTGCTCTCGCGGGCCGAGGAGTACGTCATCGGCGCGCTGGTCGCCGGGCTGGGTGTCTTCGTCCTCGTCGACACGGCGACGATCGCGGTGCCCGGGTCGGCGAACGCGATGGGGCCGCGGACGTTCCCGTACGTCGTCGGCGCGCTGCTGGTCGGCGCCGGGGTCGCGGTGCTGGTGGCGACGGCGCGGGGGCGGGTGGGGGCGGCGGAGGACGGCGAGGACGTCGACCCGAACGCCGGCACCGACTGGCGCACCGTCGTCCTGCTGGTCGCGGTGTTCCTCGCGCACGCCTGGCTGATCGAGCGGGCCGGCTGGCCGCTCGCCGTCGCCGTCCTGTTCGCCGGGGCGGCGTGGACGCTCGGCGCGCGGCCGTGGTGGCGGCCCGTCGTCGTCGGTGTGCTGCTCGGGCTGCTGCTGCAGGTGGTGTTCGGGACCGGTCTCGGGCTGTCGCTGCCGGCCGGCTGGCTGGAGGGGGTTCCGGTCATCGATGGCTGA